AATATTTAACCAACAAGATTTTATAAATTCTGGTGGAATCTGTATTTTGTATAGATTTACTTAAATTCTGAAAGCTATAAATATGATTCTAATTATTACCTACACATACTAATAGCCACCCAAGATCTTGTAGTTTCAACGTATTTGTAATGTAGTTTTGCAATTGCGTTCACACTACATCCGGTCCCTCATCTTTACCTCAATTTACACAAAGACCCCTCAAACTTACTTTTTCttgggggtaaaaagtgtaaacatacaattttattaaaataaaaaaaactaactccacccgaatttttaacgggccctatcttttcgctcgatgcgggttaaatttttccgagcccaccgttcaactcaaaaaaatcctacgaacacaacgggactaactatacgcgaaacggacactaaaAAAAAACGTTCaatacctcggactatattcaatacatatacacacctataacACGCTCCGTTAACTATAAATACGCAACCCAAAGGCCCCGCGGCATCGCGCGAGCTCATTTTTCTAGTTCAATATCAATtatctttagtatttttttttttattattatttttgaaaaacaAGAAATTGTATTAAACTTATGCTAAAACTGTACAAGTGGTTGGGCCAAGCCCAGATAGTCCTATGGGATACAACTTAACTGATGGATATGTATAAAATTTCAATCTATATATTACAGTATAGAATTGTGCAATGATTCAGCTGAACGAGATATGCAGACAAGGAAAAATTCAGCATAGCCAACTCCAGTACAATTATTTGCAGACGAGACGTAAAATTCAGGATTGATTAGCCATTGGGGCCAATCAAGTGATGCTTGGTAACCAACTGAATTGCCAACTAATTACATTCTCTAAAATTTTGTGCACGAAATCTATATATTTAAGTATCTATAAGGCCACTTCCTATCGTAAATAAACTATtaatcctcttaaccttccacatcagcgccacatcaacaccaatattctataactaactcataactaaacactccctataatggctaaaaaaatactcctcttaatatacaatgtacaagcaataaagcatcaagtccaaacaATAAAAAGTCATTGGGACCCACAATTACTATAACCAACCTTCATACTTCCGTTAAATCCATGGTGGAAGcgggtaactaaagcgggtaactagctcgtgcatatggttcattacgggtaatgacgggtaatgagcgggtaacggacgggtaactaaccataggggGTGGTCTAACATCAATGACATCCTCTCTCTCAAAGTCAGACCGTCAAATCAACTTTCATTCTCCATTTCTTTCTTACTTCCTCATCATCACACACCACTCCTAACCAACATACTCCATCCTCGTTACATACCCCACAAAATTAATTAGGTAAAGTGTTTAAGCTATAAATAAAATCCAAACCAACACATTCTCTCTCTAACATCCTTCGTCCATCCATTATAATTGAAAAAGAATAGTTTGAGGGCAAGGTCAGTGGGGGCAAGTTGAGGGCAAGGGAATGATATTGGAGCCCTCGAGGGCAAGGTGGAGGGCGTTGGTGAGGGCCGGACTGATGGGAGTGGTCTTACAATAGTAAAATATTGGTAGtactttatatacattaaatacactTTCTCAGTATAAAATATCAAGAATTCAGGCTTGCATGAATTCTTTATAGATATACTCCGTATATCAGTGGCGAATCTACCCTCTGACCCGTGGGTTCACATGACACCACTAGTTTGAAAATGTTGTGtagaaaatacattttaaatatataagacaccattaaatttaactacatggcccatatatttttcgaatttatagCTTTCTTTTAAACTGTATAGGACACCTATAAATTTAACTAGTTAGACCCcatatatatatttcgaatttgtattttttttttttaaggtaaACAACCATTCAAATAGCAATACAATATAACTAGTACTGTAAAAAAAGTCGGAACTCCATTAAGTTTCGATCCTGATCGCCACTGCCGTATATGTTTGTAAATCATGTGCATATCAAAAAACACATCCCAAGATTACATTGTTAACATTATCTCATTTCTTATAGAGTAATAAGTATATTCTTGAACCTCAAAAAGTTAGATGAATAACAGAGATGTAAGTTAAAATAGTACTAAGAGATATGATGTTTATATATCGGGGTTTAAATAGAGACAAAAAGAGTATTTTTTTGTTCCAATGAGACATGAGTTGTCTTCATCATCCATAAATAAGTACCAGCAAGCTGCAAGCATGAATCAATTGTCCTTATCTTCAAACaactcatttttttttctttatattaaatttgaaaacaacgataattttataaataaataaatacggagtaacatAAATTCATTTAATTCTAACTGATAGAGAGATTTGCAGTGTAGCTACTGTAGAGGGGACATGGATAATTAAAACTACTAAATTTTGGCATTTTTTTGTCTAAGTAGAAACAAATAAAGTTGTTTAGTTGTTCACTTGTTCcattaacaaaataataatttatgGAAATCCTTTATGTCATATTATTTTATTTACTCGTTAATAACTGTTGTTGCAATTTGAGTGATCATAACTACCTAAATACCTTTTAATGCTTTCAGGTTTATACATATATAGGTATTTATAGTGACTAAATGTTGGATCTGTAACCTAGCTTTCAATTTTACAATAAATGCAATTTTCAATGGTTGTACCAATGTACTACACACATAATTTACAAGttatataatattataaaaaaaaaaaaaacttaatattTTAGTATATGGATTaattattaaaaagaaaaaaaatatattgtagtatatggataaattatttAATCACTATATACTGTTAGTATATAAACGTAGTTTGGAGTTCATTATAGCGTATTCGTGTTGATATGGACTATGTAAGTACATAGACAATCGGTTATTGGTTTCTTACGTCTAATATTGCGTTTACGATCGATTGTATGCATTTAAAGTTGATTTACTTATTGTTTGTGTAACCGCACAGATGCAGGATGCATCCGTACGGATACAAGTGCAACCAgtggcgaaactaggatttttttcatcgggggtaaaaaaattttttttaaaccgtggtaatttttttggacaaaatttgtagattttggggtaaaagttggagattttggggcaaaagttgaagaattttgggcaaaatttgaagattttgtggCAAAATATGTAGGTATTGTAAGATCGTTTAAGGTCCACCActatgtacaacatataagctcatgagtttcACATTTCTCTAAACCAAtggtgatagagggaggttccCATAAACTTATATAGGTACATTTGTATCTTTCATTTTTCGATGTGGGACACAATGAACCGATTAACTCCAATAATCACCCCCTTAATCGGTTCATTCCACGCTAATCTCACGGACGCGTTCAATACCATCTCTCGACTCACTCGGACCCCCGACCTCTTCCCCGGTCACGTCCACAGTCATCTCGGTTCGAACCTCCGCTATCATTCTGCACCGTCCACACATCTAGGATATAACCAGGCTCGGATACCATTTGTAGGATCGTTTAAGGTCCACcaccatgtacaacatataagctcaaGAGTTTCAcatttttctaaaaccaattggtgatagagggaggttccCATAAACCTATAGAGGTACATTTGTATCTTTCATTTTCTGATGTGGGACACAATGAACCGATTAACTCCAacaggttttggggcaaaaaaaatccaccgggggcaaagtcgaaaaacacaaaaattttacactgaaaaaaaaaatccactggggcCGGCCTCCCCCTGCCCCTACACACTTTCGCCCCTgagtgcaaccgcacggttacatgctgcaaccgcacggttacacgTGTAGACCTTGTATAATGGGTATtacgggttcattgttagggttacgaaaCTAAACACATCCCTAGCCGTGGTTTCGATTCCCTGAAGGTTTAGAACTTTGGTTTACTGATCTATTACATCTAAAAGTCGTTTTCAATCAATTAGCAGATCATGTTAGTTGAGTTGTTTTGATATTAAACCTAATGTCGAGTTATTCCGCACTCGATATTGAAGATTAGACCGATTAATACCGTTTAATCGTTTTTACATATACGATTTACTAAAAATGTATATGATAAATTTCACATATTTACCCTTTTATAGTAACATGGGTTTATGGCAAAGACCACAAGCTAGCTAGTTCTAAAAAACATCAAACATACATTGTATGCAGCTTTTAACATTTTAGTTGCCCTAAAAATCATCCAAAAATATATCAACCTAAAATGAAATGAGGGCACATGGGTCATTCGAGATTGTGATTGTGATTAAACAAAATAACTGAACATAATTAAGCATGAATCACGGTTAAAATATTTAGACTCGTCCATTCGTTCTTCATCGCGTTCTTATTGTTGGTTTTTGATTATACAGTATATAAAATTTTGACGTCAAAGGTTTTCATTAGAGAGTTATAACAGGTGAAAAGGAATTGAAgcacatatattgtttcaaattaATAACCATGCACGACACAAGACTAAAGACTTAATGAAGCAGTATTATGACCTTTATATAATTATTACACTTTGCATTACTAAAGTTGCATACCCAATGGACCATTTGGGTTAGAGTACCTGATCAATGAAATGGCCATTTTAGGAACAATAGAAGCTGAAAGATCCCATTATCATGCTTTCCTGGCTACAACCAGCAGGCTAATGTATATCAAGTGGGGTATGACCCAGttagttttttttatataaaatgttactaaaaattatatagAATACCACTAAATTTATAGAGAAAACCCCCATATAATTTTAAAACTAGTGGTTTCTATGGAAGTAAGTTGCCATCCTTTAGAAAAAGTTTTTACCAAGTATCAACTCAAATTGTCTAGAACCTCATTGAGTTTTGATTCTAGAATCAGCGCTCACTAACCATGTGGAGTCCAACCAATATCAAGTATAAACCTAATAATAAGCCAAGATTAATTTTTTCTATGTTGAGTGAAGACCAAGGTACTCTATAATTTAAGGTAGCATagacaaagaaaaaaaaaaattgatattcaTAGTCAAGAAATAAACAGTAAACACATAAATGTAACCCAAACAAAGTTAGAGCTTAACAGATAGCTCAATTTCAACATAAAATCTAAATCTTGAAATAAGACTGATTGAAGCTAAACTGTGTGATTATAAAACCTGAAATCAATCTCAGCTTTGTTCTTCTCAGTGTGTAGTAGCCATTTTTCATCATCGAACCTCTCAGTGAAAAGCAACAAATTACTTTTCCTGTAATTATCATCATATCATTGAAATTAGTTCAACATGTATATATAACAAGGACATAAAACCAAATAGAGTAATAAATTCACTAACCTTATTAAGAGATGATAATGATCATGAAAATGTAGATGAATTCAATGGCGAGAGTCTGAGGAAGCAGATGACGGCTTGTCAGACAAGCCGTCATCATGTTCCTCATCATCACCTTGGATTCGTGCAGGAACATTAAACCCTGAAAATGTGCCCATGTCCGAAGTGAATCCGGGCTCGGAAGATGGGTTATGAAAATTCAGGGTTTGATGCTGGTCAAAACCCACCCCACTAGAATATGAGGGTGGGTCGACCCAGGCACGAACCGAAGGTGTGTCGTTGGACTGAAGGGATTCCCTCCGAGAAATATAATTAAACAGCTGATTGTTTGTTGTGTGTGTTTGGCCATACAACAATGGCTGCAGAAACGGCGTCGTTTGTAATGGCACATATCCGCTAAAACCACCAGTCTCCGGCCAACCGGAACTATCATAATAAGCATTACTGCCATTACCATGCTCAGTTTGTTGGTGAGGTTGAAGATCCGGATCTTGAAATGATTGAAGCGAAAGCTTCAGATCTTGGTTCTGATTCAAATTATTACCTGTAAAGCTGTTATGAAACTGCATACCCGAAGAAATACTATTTTCCGGCGGCAGAGCAGAtgacccatcaccaccaccacccatcggAAAAAAAGATTTAATATTATCAATAGATTGAGGCATAAATTTCAAATTCTGATTGTTACCCATTTGAGAATCAACAATATCCTCATCTGGGTTGTGCTCAAAATTCAAAATTGATGTACTTGAATCAGCAGTAGGTTTCCATGGTGGCAGCTCAGCAAGTTCATCAATGGCGGATTTAGCTTTTGTAATAAGCCAGTCAACTGCTTTACTTGGTCTGTCATAACCCAACCGATCTTGAACATCATAGAATTGTATAGCAGTATGTGCCGACAACCGAACACGGCGGTCTCTTGGTCCTTTTGCTGTACACACTTTACTATGCCTATCTTTACTGCCCGTTGACCGTACAATGTGACCGCCTTCAACTGCTATAATCTCTCCACCAACAACACGCCTACTGTTTCTTAATCCAACTCGCTTCAATCTATTTGTTGTTGGTGTTGTTTTATCATCTTGCTGCTGGTTGTTAGTTAGCTGTTGGTGGTAGTTATACACGTTAAAGTTTTCTCCCATTTTTTCCGCCAACATGAGGGCATATTCAGAACAATATATTATAACAGTTCTAGATTCAAATGAAAAAACTTAAACTATTTGTttaactaataaaaaaaataataataataaaagcagtAACTGGAAACAGTATTATTAGTTCAAAATATGCTTCACCTACTTATTAAAATACACGCTGAATGCATGGTAATTAAATCTAATAAACGCTAAAAAGGTAGAAGTTGAAAAACCTAATATGAACAGAATTGTAGTAGTAGCCTAATCCATCTTTTTTATTTTCGTGTGGTTATAAAACAGGCTTTATATATGAAGCATAATAATAGGGTAGCTGATAGTACAAGTTTACAGAGGGTGAAAATggggttttaattaatttgtaggtGGTGGTGTGGTGTGGGTGGTTTGTGATGGTTGTAAACAGTAAAGGGATAATCTGGAGGGAGAAAAGGAAAAGGAAGGACGTTGCTCCATTAAGTTTGGGGCCTACATGAAAGAGAAGTTTTTTGGATGGCATTGACAGTGGTCACAAAAAGATCAACAAATTTATTAGTATTCTTTTACTACGTTAGTATTCTTTTAGTACGTTCTAATTAGATAGTCCTATTTTTTCATTTTAAGATGTTCTAAATTAATAGTCTATTTttataaatagaaagaaaagatgatatttgattggtggatctggagagagaaaatatttcattggtggataaatgaagttagtgaaatttcctaaaactgtgtgccctttttgtctgtggactattaaattgggatGGAGGGAGTAGTATATTATCGTGTACAGCTCTTAGACTATGGATAATGGTGATTGTGACGTGAAGTAAGTAAGGTACATTTTTTGTGCCAAGTCAATGACCGGATCATGATAGGAAAAAGGAGGAGTTGTAATGGGAACTTTTGTCAAAAGATGATACTGATGTGACatttaattttgattttgattttctttttctatttatttgttatttaaataaaataattaaattgaatatatttaatatagttaataattaaaaataagagtacctaaacttaaaattaaacacaaaaataaaaataaaaagtgcatAAACTTAAAAAATGacataaaattaaataaaacataagcttAATCGTCATTGTTGTCGTCATTTTCATCTTCCTCTTCATCTTCGGACGACGAAATTTGGATGATATCTTTAAATTGCTTACGAATCCATTCTTGTAGCCTTTGAACCCTTTTTTGTCTTACCATTTTAACCCTTCGGTGTCAGTTTTTAAGAATCTAGGTCCCATGCGCAGCTTGTTGTAGGTAAGCTGCATTTTTAAAAGTCGCAAGAGATTTATTTTTTTCTTCAACCATCTTTTCCGAATATTTGGAAGACTTTGAAGAGTTTGTTGAACGAGATGTCGTTCCCGCATCGGATGAAATCGATCTTCTCGCGGTCTTTTTCGCTTTGTCTCTACCATTTGGTCTTTTCAAAGGGTCGGGTCCAAATAACTCTTTTTTGATCGGACGTACGTCGCAAGAAAGATCAACACCAAAACTATCATCAAAATCTtcgtcgtcgtcatcatcatcatcggcaTCATTCTCATCAACATCTCCTCCCCCGACCGGTGGTGGTGCATACCATTTTGGATGTTTTTTCAAAACATCCCAAACTTCGGTCATCTTAAAATctttaaaagtttttcttttatAATTCTCGATCATTCCTTCCACTACCCAGAGTGCGTTGCGTTTCCTCGAACACATGCACCATTAAACTCCTTACAATTCTTACTTATATGATGCCATTTCGATGTTAATTGATCATCTCCCCGAAACCACCAACGGTTATTGTTATTAAACTTTTCATAAATCGAATCCCACAAAGTCGAAAACTTTTTAGAGTTTCCTTTTCTCGAATCTTCGGGAGCATTACTCCAACATGTTGTAGCCACGCTTCCTCTTCGGCATCCCACATCTTTTTCTTGTATAGATCCTTTTTCGATGAACctacataaatacatatacaaaaataaataaaaaatacattttacatatacatatacatgaaatacatatatgtatatttttaaaattaatatatatatatatatatatatatatatatatatatatatatataacattacatatataaaaaataaataaaatatacatattacatatacaaaaataaattaaaaacacatatcacatatacatatacacgaaatacatatatgtatatttttaaaaataacatacataaatagatatataacattacatatataaaaacaaattaaatatatatattacatatacatatacatgcacaCGATATACATATAGGTATATTATTAAACAATAATCTACATAAATACATatgttacattatatatatatatatatatatatatatatatatatatatatatatatatatatatatatatatatatatatatatatatatatatatatatatatatatatatatatatatatatatatatatattacatacataaataaatatataacataaatacataaataataaatatatatataaaaatatcataccACCGATTTTTTTCTTATGGCTTCGTTCTTTCTAGTAGGCGTGTCGGGTGCTTAGGTTGGTGGTTGCGATTGTGATTGCGTTTGTTGTTGGGATTGCCTTTGTAGTTAGGATGCCTTTGCGGTTAAGATGGCGATTGCGTTTGTTGGTGACCCAAAGTGAACATATTTGGTTGAAGTGCTTGTTGATGCAACATTTGTTGTAAGTTATATTGTTGAACTTGGAGTTGTTGTTGCATAAGTTGTTGTAATTCAAGAGTCAATCGTTGATTCGGATAGAAATGTTGAAAGTTAGGATATGGTGTAGCGTTCGGGTTGGATGAAGAGGCACCATAGGTGTTCGGGTAAGAAGATGAACCACCTTATGTGTTGGGGATGGAAGAAGATCCTCCATAGAGTAAATTGGTAAACGAATTCGGTAAACCGGAGAAATCGTTATCATTTTCGTTAAGATCTGAGTTTGAGTTATTGTTAGAGTTTGCCATTTGATTGAAAAACTGAAGATTGTGAGGTATTGATGGAtatgaattttataaaataaagaagATAAAGATGAATAGAGTGTGATAATGATAAAGATGAGATGAATATGAGTGCGATAAAAGATGAATAAGATGAAAAAATATcttgatatatatagatatagaaagtTAAATAAAAAAAGTAAATCTTTTTTTATTTAATGTTGCAGCTCAACGGATACCCCTAACGGTTCGTTTGACCAGCCAATCAGGATAGCCCATGTCGCCTGATGCGCCTCTCCTTTCTCCGTGATTCGCCGACAAACGCCCACAAACGCTCCATTGTGGGCGTTTGTGGGGCGTTTCACATGACACTTCATGGGCACCAGGTCTAGAAAGGTTGCGTTATCCATGGTCTTAATTCAATAAGTAAAATCGTTATTTATTTATCACTTGATCtgtcatttaatttaaaaattagtcTAATTCCAAAAGATATAGAATCTGACACATCTTCCTACATATAGAAAGATAAAAACAGTAACAAATTCTCAAGCCCCTTAAGCTTACACTGTGAGGTGGAGACTTT
The window above is part of the Rutidosis leptorrhynchoides isolate AG116_Rl617_1_P2 chromosome 1, CSIRO_AGI_Rlap_v1, whole genome shotgun sequence genome. Proteins encoded here:
- the LOC139886073 gene encoding transcription factor TCP4-like; its protein translation is MLAEKMGENFNVYNYHQQLTNNQQQDDKTTPTTNRLKRVGLRNSRRVVGGEIIAVEGGHIVRSTGSKDRHSKVCTAKGPRDRRVRLSAHTAIQFYDVQDRLGYDRPSKAVDWLITKAKSAIDELAELPPWKPTADSSTSILNFEHNPDEDIVDSQMGNNQNLKFMPQSIDNIKSFFPMGGGGDGSSALPPENSISSGMQFHNSFTGNNLNQNQDLKLSLQSFQDPDLQPHQQTEHGNGSNAYYDSSGWPETGGFSGYVPLQTTPFLQPLLYGQTHTTNNQLFNYISRRESLQSNDTPSVRAWVDPPSYSSGVGFDQHQTLNFHNPSSEPGFTSDMGTFSGFNVPARIQGDDEEHDDGLSDKPSSASSDSRH